The genomic stretch CTGGTGGCGACACGTTTCCAGAATGAAACAAGGGAACGGGGCATGGGCGATAACTGCGCTCAATCGTCGAATGAGCCGCCACGATAGGGAGCTGCCAGGTCTCAAACAAACGGTTGGTTTGCGCGATCCTCCTATATTCGACATATAGGTGGATCGCGGAATTTAACCCCGCGTTTCCTGCGTTTTCGCCGCATAGACTGCGGCCCATGTACTACTCGACCGAAGTTAAAGAAGCCGCCAAACGCCTGTTTCTACGCCGCTGTAAGGCCAAGGAAATTCAGGCGCAGCTCAACCTGCCCAACATCCGCATCGTCTATTACTGGATCCGCCAAGGCGGGTGGGAAGATATGCTGTCGGACGAGGAACCGCTGACGGCCGTCGGCCGGCGGATCACCCTCCTCCTGGACAAAGCCAGCAGCCTGACCAAGGACGAACTGAACGAGCTGGACCGGCTGACCACCGTTCGCGAGCGGTTGTTGAAGCAAGCAGTGAAACCGGCGCCGACACCGGCCGGGGAATCTACCGGCGAGCCCCAGGAGCGCCGACAGGGCGCGCGTGGCGAACGTTCGGGCCGTGGCGATAGCGGAGGGAAGAAACGCGAGAAGAAAGCGAAGAACGACATCAGCGGGCTGACCGAAGTCGACTTCCTGGATAAGTTCATCAGCAAAATGTACCGCTATCAGCAGGAGCTGTTCGCGGCCAAGCAAAACCCGCTGACGTGCCGGATCCGCAACATCCTGAAAAGCCGCCAGGTGGGCCTGACCTACTACTTCGCCGGCGAAGCCTTCATGGATGCCGTGCTAACTGGCGACAACCAGGTGTTCCTGTCGGCCAGCCGCTCGCAGTCGGAGATTTTCCGCAGTTACATCATCCAGTTTGCTAAGCAGTGGTTTGACATTGAGCTGACCGGCAACCCGATCACACTCAGCAATGGCGCCGAACTGCGCTTCCTCAGTACCAACAGCAGCACCGCCCAGGGCTACCACGGCCACGTCTACGTCGACGAATACTTCTGGATCCGCGACTTCGACAAACTCAGCACCGTGGCCAGCGCCATGGGCACCCACAAGAAGTGGCGTAAAACCTATTTCTCGACGCCCAGCGCCGTGTCGCACCAGGCGTACCCGTTCTGGTCCGGTGAGGAATTCCGCAACAGCAAGCGCGGTAAGAAGATCGGCGGCACCTGGCCCACCGAGGCGTCCTACACCCAGGGCGCACTGTGCCCGGACGGGCAATGGCGCAAGACCATCACCCTCGACGATGCCATCGCCGGCGGCTGCGATCTGTTCGACCTGGAGCAGCTGCAGCTGGAGTACGACGAAGACAAATTCCAGCAGTTGTTCTACTGCAAGTTCATCGACAGCAGCCAGAGCGCGTTCGGGCTCAAGGATCTGGAGCGCTGCTATTCCGATCTGTCGCTATGG from Pseudomonas fluorescens encodes the following:
- a CDS encoding terminase large subunit domain-containing protein is translated as MYYSTEVKEAAKRLFLRRCKAKEIQAQLNLPNIRIVYYWIRQGGWEDMLSDEEPLTAVGRRITLLLDKASSLTKDELNELDRLTTVRERLLKQAVKPAPTPAGESTGEPQERRQGARGERSGRGDSGGKKREKKAKNDISGLTEVDFLDKFISKMYRYQQELFAAKQNPLTCRIRNILKSRQVGLTYYFAGEAFMDAVLTGDNQVFLSASRSQSEIFRSYIIQFAKQWFDIELTGNPITLSNGAELRFLSTNSSTAQGYHGHVYVDEYFWIRDFDKLSTVASAMGTHKKWRKTYFSTPSAVSHQAYPFWSGEEFRNSKRGKKIGGTWPTEASYTQGALCPDGQWRKTITLDDAIAGGCDLFDLEQLQLEYDEDKFQQLFYCKFIDSSQSAFGLKDLERCYSDLSLWEDYDPELDRPFGNSPVWLGYDPSRTRDDATCVVVAPPLEPGAKFRILEKHSWRGHSFTYQAAQVKKLTERFNVQHIGIDITGVGYGVFDLVRDFYAKATPIHYSLETKNTLVLKAQDTIQGSRIEWDAGWTDIAQAFLTIKRGTTTSGQVTYSASRTDATGHADIAWAVMHALANEPLNTNKRRRSRYVTSGNHAQATTQKTPSQPAGATATAHAGVHLRGAGTSAVRQHRRVPGRISQRRRRDLQTSGIPGGLGQAATRQRTPRRNPQVQAQLAVA